In a genomic window of Chaetodon auriga isolate fChaAug3 chromosome 1, fChaAug3.hap1, whole genome shotgun sequence:
- the tcf12 gene encoding transcription factor 12 isoform X6, translating to MYCAYPVPGMGSNSLMYYYNGKSVYAPSPNSEDFNRDSPSYSPPKPSSSMFASTFFDGTHSSSDPWNSSNGISQPGYGGMLAGSSSHMPQSGNYSTLHSHDRLNYPAHSVSPDINASLPPMSSFHRSNTSTSPFVTAAHTPSANAADGVMAAANRGNATGSSQTGDALGKALASIYSPDHTSSSFPSNPSTPVGSPSPLTATAGAASAGTVVTAAGTPSGRPGTNQWPRAGGQTPSSPNYENSLHSLSRMEDRLDRLDDAILVLRNHAVGSTASLPSDIHSLLGQAQNGPIAAIGANFPASALVPSRTAAMGGAHADDAASLNNSHGGLASASSTSSTELSQVETFRGLNSALAGQVPTTLELKVEKPDKDEMQDNSPDDKSDDETDKNMRTPRAGTRTSSFSHSITEDEDLNPEQKAERERERRMANNARERLRVRDINEAFKELGRMCQLHLKSEKPQTKLLILHQAVAVILNLEQQVRERNLNPKAACLKRREEEKVSGGSADAQQAHTGVHPGLTDTSNPMGHL from the exons ATGTATTGCGCCTACCCTGTCCCTGGAATGGGCAGTAACTCTTTAATGTATTACTACAACGGGAAATCG GTGTACGCACCATCTCCAAACTCAGAAGACTTCAACAGAGATTCACCGTCTTATTCTCCTCCTAAACCCTCCAGCAGTATGTTTGCAAGCACTTTCTTCG ATGGTACCCACAGTTCGTCTGACCCTTGGAACTCGTCCAATGGGATCAGTCAGCCCGGCTATGGGGGGATGCTCGCAGGATCTTCATCTCACATGCCACAGTCAGGAAACTACAGCACCCTGCACTCACACGACCGTTTG AATTACCCTGCACACTCAGTCTCTCCAGACATCAATGCCAGTCTTCCTCCCATGTCCAGCTTCCACCGAAGCAACACCAGCACTTCACCATTCGTCACCGCAGCGCACACCCCGTCTGCCAACGCAGCGGATGGGGTCATGG CTGCTGCAAATCGGGGGAACGCCACTGGAAGCTCACAGACTGGAGATGCACTGGGCAAGGCTTTAGCCTCG ATTTACTCACCTGACCACACTAGCAGTAGTTTTCCATCCAACCCGTCGACACCTGTGGGTTCCCCTTCACCTCTGACAGCCACAGCAGGTGCTGCCTCAGCAGGCACTGTGGTGACTGCTGCCGGCACCCCATCTGGAAGGCCCG GTACCAACCAGTGGCCTCGTGCTGGTGGACAGACCCCCTCCTCTCCAAATTATGAGAACTCCCTTCACTCGCTG TCTCGAATGGAGGATCGTCTGGACAGACTGGATGATGCAATCCTTGTTCTGAGGAACCATGCAGTGGGCTCCACCGCCAGTCTGCCCAGCGACATACACAGTCTGCTGGGACAGGCGCAAAATGGGCCAATAGCAGCCATTGGAGCAAACTTCCCTGCCTCTGCATTGGTTCCAAGTCGGACAGCAGCGATG GGTGGTGCCCATGCTGACGATGCTGCCAGCCTGAACAACAGCCATGGAGGCCTGGCCAGTGCCAGCTCCACATCCAGCACAGAACTCAGCCAAGTGGAAACATTCAGAG GTCTTAATTCAGCCCTGGCTGGCCAGGTGCCCACCACCCTGGAGCTGAAGGTCGAGAAACCGGACAAAGATGAGATGCAGGATAACTCCCCTGATGACAagtcagatgatgagactgacaAAAACATGAGGACACCCAGAGCAGGCACACGCACAAG TTCGTTCTCCCACAGTATCACTGAAGATGAGGACCTGAATCCGGAGCAGAAGGCCGAGCGTGAGCGCGAGAGGAGGATGGCGAACAACGCCCGTGAGCGCCTGAGGGTGCGAGACATCAACGAGGCCTTCAAGGAGCTGGGACGCATGTGCCAGCTGCACTTGAAAAGCGAGAAGCCCCAGACTAAACTGCTCATCCTCCACCAGGCTGTGGCCGTCATACTTAACTTGGAGCAGCAAGTCAGAG AGCGGAATTTGAATCCCAAAGCAGCCTGCCTtaagagaagggaggaggaaaaagtgtCTGGTGGCTCCGCTGATGCCCAACAAGCCCACACAGGGGTCCATCCAGGCCTGACTGACACATCTAACCCCATGGGCCACCTCTGA
- the tcf12 gene encoding transcription factor 12 isoform X7: MYCAYPVPGMGSNSLMYYYNGKSVYAPSPNSEDFNRDSPSYSPPKPSSSMFASTFFDGTHSSSDPWNSSNGISQPGYGGMLAGSSSHMPQSGNYSTLHSHDRLNYPAHSVSPDINASLPPMSSFHRSNTSTSPFVTAAHTPSANAADGVMAAANRGNATGSSQTGDALGKALASIYSPDHTSSSFPSNPSTPVGSPSPLTATAGAASAGTVVTAAGTPSGRPGTNQWPRAGGQTPSSPNYENSLHSLKNRVHQQLHEHLQDAMSFLKDVCESRMEDRLDRLDDAILVLRNHAVGSTASLPSDIHSLLGQAQNGPIAAIGANFPASALVPSRTAAMGGAHADDAASLNNSHGGLASASSTSSTELSQVETFRGLNSALAGQVPTTLELKVEKPDKDEMQDNSPDDKSDDETDKNMRTPRAGTRTSSFSHSITEDEDLNPEQKAERERERRMANNARERLRVRDINEAFKELGRMCQLHLKSEKPQTKLLILHQAVAVILNLEQQVRERNLNPKAACLKRREEEKVSGGSADAQQAHTGVHPGLTDTSNPMGHL, from the exons ATGTATTGCGCCTACCCTGTCCCTGGAATGGGCAGTAACTCTTTAATGTATTACTACAACGGGAAATCG GTGTACGCACCATCTCCAAACTCAGAAGACTTCAACAGAGATTCACCGTCTTATTCTCCTCCTAAACCCTCCAGCAGTATGTTTGCAAGCACTTTCTTCG ATGGTACCCACAGTTCGTCTGACCCTTGGAACTCGTCCAATGGGATCAGTCAGCCCGGCTATGGGGGGATGCTCGCAGGATCTTCATCTCACATGCCACAGTCAGGAAACTACAGCACCCTGCACTCACACGACCGTTTG AATTACCCTGCACACTCAGTCTCTCCAGACATCAATGCCAGTCTTCCTCCCATGTCCAGCTTCCACCGAAGCAACACCAGCACTTCACCATTCGTCACCGCAGCGCACACCCCGTCTGCCAACGCAGCGGATGGGGTCATGG CTGCTGCAAATCGGGGGAACGCCACTGGAAGCTCACAGACTGGAGATGCACTGGGCAAGGCTTTAGCCTCG ATTTACTCACCTGACCACACTAGCAGTAGTTTTCCATCCAACCCGTCGACACCTGTGGGTTCCCCTTCACCTCTGACAGCCACAGCAGGTGCTGCCTCAGCAGGCACTGTGGTGACTGCTGCCGGCACCCCATCTGGAAGGCCCG GTACCAACCAGTGGCCTCGTGCTGGTGGACAGACCCCCTCCTCTCCAAATTATGAGAACTCCCTTCACTCGCTG AAAAACAGAGTTCATCAGCAGTTACATGAGCATCTCCAGGATGCCATGTCTTTCTTAAAGGATGTCTGCGAG TCTCGAATGGAGGATCGTCTGGACAGACTGGATGATGCAATCCTTGTTCTGAGGAACCATGCAGTGGGCTCCACCGCCAGTCTGCCCAGCGACATACACAGTCTGCTGGGACAGGCGCAAAATGGGCCAATAGCAGCCATTGGAGCAAACTTCCCTGCCTCTGCATTGGTTCCAAGTCGGACAGCAGCGATG GGTGGTGCCCATGCTGACGATGCTGCCAGCCTGAACAACAGCCATGGAGGCCTGGCCAGTGCCAGCTCCACATCCAGCACAGAACTCAGCCAAGTGGAAACATTCAGAG GTCTTAATTCAGCCCTGGCTGGCCAGGTGCCCACCACCCTGGAGCTGAAGGTCGAGAAACCGGACAAAGATGAGATGCAGGATAACTCCCCTGATGACAagtcagatgatgagactgacaAAAACATGAGGACACCCAGAGCAGGCACACGCACAAG TTCGTTCTCCCACAGTATCACTGAAGATGAGGACCTGAATCCGGAGCAGAAGGCCGAGCGTGAGCGCGAGAGGAGGATGGCGAACAACGCCCGTGAGCGCCTGAGGGTGCGAGACATCAACGAGGCCTTCAAGGAGCTGGGACGCATGTGCCAGCTGCACTTGAAAAGCGAGAAGCCCCAGACTAAACTGCTCATCCTCCACCAGGCTGTGGCCGTCATACTTAACTTGGAGCAGCAAGTCAGAG AGCGGAATTTGAATCCCAAAGCAGCCTGCCTtaagagaagggaggaggaaaaagtgtCTGGTGGCTCCGCTGATGCCCAACAAGCCCACACAGGGGTCCATCCAGGCCTGACTGACACATCTAACCCCATGGGCCACCTCTGA